Proteins found in one Neodiprion lecontei isolate iyNeoLeco1 chromosome 6, iyNeoLeco1.1, whole genome shotgun sequence genomic segment:
- the LOC107222635 gene encoding myotubularin-related protein 6 isoform X3: MGKNKYGVDKQPLSTTGSPLQIKCKNFLTVTFVIPKERECHDIYLTLLKLSSPARLEDLYCFSYQASKDELPQHAGWNFFDIQSEFQRLGVPNDEWSLSYLNTNYEFTIFIFQLCDTYPKYLYVPSTSTNNVLSGSAKFRSKGRLPVLTYLHSNKAAICRCSQPLSGFNARCPEDEQMLYNILCTNPNSKYMYVVDTRPRINAMANRAAGKGYENESFYENIKFHFFGIENIHVMRASLNKLTELHKMTTVSSFLNGLESSGWLKHIRSMLETGWFIARAISNGVSVVVHCSDGWDRTAQVCSLAALMLDPFHRTIQGFQALIEKDWLSFGHKFSNRCGHISSDGKEIAPIFTQFIDATYQLLNQHPYAFQFNEYFLLTLHDHIHSCQYGTFVGNCEKDRQTLRLSNRTYSLWGHMANHMNEYINPLYCCNGYKEESNNVLWPKLAPQSILFWKGLYCRFENGIHCRETYEDLLLTIHDHTIALEDHVKLLYKRVNLIGKLLTSNDAQKKERQTHYEHLDNKFSKESLSEKIIGNSANVQELSNRTDISISQLEKELKSVALDWKSSRNIEECVCSTTFDTFNKKYHCWSCGNIFCTRCMGRHGTLAGQLSQRAVPVCKSCSQNPSSSSPCNS, from the exons Atgggaaaaaacaaatatgg TGTAGATAAGCAGCCGCTGTCAACCACAGGATCCCCTCTTCAAATAAAGTGCAAAAACTTTTTGACCGTTACTTTTGTAATACCGAAGGAACGCGAGTGTCATGATATATATCTTACACTATTAAAATTGTCATCACCAG CAAGATTAGAAGATCTGTATTGCTTCAGTTATCAAGCAAGTAAGGATGAATTGCCACAACATGCCGgctggaatttttttgatattcagAGTGAATTTCAAAGATTAGGTGTTCCAAATGACGAATGGTCTTTATCCTATCTCAACACAAACTATGAG tttacaatttttatttttcagctgtGCGATACGTATCCAAAGTATCTTTACGTACCTAGTACATCAACGAATAATGTATTGTCTGGCAGTGCAAAGTTCAGAAGTAAAGGCCGCTTACCAGTTTTAACATATCTTCATTCTAATAAG GCTGCGATATGTAGATGCAGTCAGCCGTTATCTGGTTTCAATGCACGATGCCCTGAAGATGAGCAAATGTTGTACAACATACTTTGTACTAATCCCAATTCCAAATACATGTATGTGGTTGACACACGACCACGG ATTAACGCAATGGCAAATAGAGCCGCAGGCAAAGGCTATGAAAACGAAAGCTTTTacgaaaatatcaaatttcatttttttggtattgaaaatattcatgtaATGCGAGCaagcttgaataaattaacaGAGT TGCATAAAATGACAACAGTGAGCAGTTTTCTGAACGGATTAGAAAGTAGTGGCTGGTTAAAGCACATACGTTCCATGCTGGAGACTGGCTGGTTCATAGCACGTGCCATTTCAAACGGAGTTAGTGTTGTAGTTCACTGTAGTGATGGCTGGGATCGAACAGCGCAAGTCTGTTCTCTAGCGGCATTGATGCTGGATCCATTTCACAGAACAATACAAGGATTTCAG GCATTAATAGAGAAAGACTGGCTATCGTTTGGTCACAAGTTCAGCAATCGATGTGGTCACATTAGCAGTGATGGTAAAGAAATAGCACCAATATTCACTCAGTTTATTGACGCAACATACCAGCTTTTGAACCAGCATCCGTATGCCTTCCAATTTAACGAATATTTCCTGTTGACTCTTCACGATCACATTCATAGTTGTCAATATGGAACATTCGTTGGTAACTGTGAAAAGGATAGGCAAACACTaag actCAGTAACAGAACTTATTCTTTGTGGGGGCACATGGCAAATCATATGAATGAATATATCAATCCGTTGTACTGCTGTAACGGCTATAAAGAAGAGAGCAACAATGTTTTGTGGCCTAAGTTGGCGCCACAAAGTATTTT GTTCTGGAAGGGTTTATACTGTAGATTCGAAAATGGCATACACTGTAGAGAGACGTATGAAGATTTACTTCTAACTATTCATGACCACACTATTGCTTTGGAGGATCATGTAAAACTTTTGTATAAG AGAGTCAATTTAATAGGCAAACTATTAACATCAAATGATGCTCAAAAAAAGGAACGGCAAACACATTACGAACATCTGGATAATAAATTCAGCAAAGAATCTCTGTCGGAGAAGATAATAGGAAATTCTGCTAACGTTCAAGAATTAAGTAATAGAACAGATATAAGCATAAGCCAATTAGAGAAAGAATTGAAATCCGTTGCTCTGGATTGGAAATCTTCTCGTAACATTGAAGAATGCGTTTGCTCTACTACGTTTGACACTTTCAACAAAAAG taCCATTGCTGGTCTTGTGGCAACATATTTTGCACAAGGTGCATGGGAAGACACGGGACATTAGCTGGTCAATTATCACAGCGTGCAGTACCAGTTTGCAAGTCATGTTCCCAGAATCCATCAAGTTCATCACCATGTAATTCTTAG
- the LOC107222635 gene encoding myotubularin-related protein 6 isoform X4 codes for MDKQPLSTTGSPLQIKCKNFLTVTFVIPKERECHDIYLTLLKLSSPARLEDLYCFSYQASKDELPQHAGWNFFDIQSEFQRLGVPNDEWSLSYLNTNYEFTIFIFQLCDTYPKYLYVPSTSTNNVLSGSAKFRSKGRLPVLTYLHSNKAAICRCSQPLSGFNARCPEDEQMLYNILCTNPNSKYMYVVDTRPRINAMANRAAGKGYENESFYENIKFHFFGIENIHVMRASLNKLTELHKMTTVSSFLNGLESSGWLKHIRSMLETGWFIARAISNGVSVVVHCSDGWDRTAQVCSLAALMLDPFHRTIQGFQALIEKDWLSFGHKFSNRCGHISSDGKEIAPIFTQFIDATYQLLNQHPYAFQFNEYFLLTLHDHIHSCQYGTFVGNCEKDRQTLRLSNRTYSLWGHMANHMNEYINPLYCCNGYKEESNNVLWPKLAPQSILFWKGLYCRFENGIHCRETYEDLLLTIHDHTIALEDHVKLLYKRVNLIGKLLTSNDAQKKERQTHYEHLDNKFSKESLSEKIIGNSANVQELSNRTDISISQLEKELKSVALDWKSSRNIEECVCSTTFDTFNKKYHCWSCGNIFCTRCMGRHGTLAGQLSQRAVPVCKSCSQNPSSSSPCNS; via the exons atgg ATAAGCAGCCGCTGTCAACCACAGGATCCCCTCTTCAAATAAAGTGCAAAAACTTTTTGACCGTTACTTTTGTAATACCGAAGGAACGCGAGTGTCATGATATATATCTTACACTATTAAAATTGTCATCACCAG CAAGATTAGAAGATCTGTATTGCTTCAGTTATCAAGCAAGTAAGGATGAATTGCCACAACATGCCGgctggaatttttttgatattcagAGTGAATTTCAAAGATTAGGTGTTCCAAATGACGAATGGTCTTTATCCTATCTCAACACAAACTATGAG tttacaatttttatttttcagctgtGCGATACGTATCCAAAGTATCTTTACGTACCTAGTACATCAACGAATAATGTATTGTCTGGCAGTGCAAAGTTCAGAAGTAAAGGCCGCTTACCAGTTTTAACATATCTTCATTCTAATAAG GCTGCGATATGTAGATGCAGTCAGCCGTTATCTGGTTTCAATGCACGATGCCCTGAAGATGAGCAAATGTTGTACAACATACTTTGTACTAATCCCAATTCCAAATACATGTATGTGGTTGACACACGACCACGG ATTAACGCAATGGCAAATAGAGCCGCAGGCAAAGGCTATGAAAACGAAAGCTTTTacgaaaatatcaaatttcatttttttggtattgaaaatattcatgtaATGCGAGCaagcttgaataaattaacaGAGT TGCATAAAATGACAACAGTGAGCAGTTTTCTGAACGGATTAGAAAGTAGTGGCTGGTTAAAGCACATACGTTCCATGCTGGAGACTGGCTGGTTCATAGCACGTGCCATTTCAAACGGAGTTAGTGTTGTAGTTCACTGTAGTGATGGCTGGGATCGAACAGCGCAAGTCTGTTCTCTAGCGGCATTGATGCTGGATCCATTTCACAGAACAATACAAGGATTTCAG GCATTAATAGAGAAAGACTGGCTATCGTTTGGTCACAAGTTCAGCAATCGATGTGGTCACATTAGCAGTGATGGTAAAGAAATAGCACCAATATTCACTCAGTTTATTGACGCAACATACCAGCTTTTGAACCAGCATCCGTATGCCTTCCAATTTAACGAATATTTCCTGTTGACTCTTCACGATCACATTCATAGTTGTCAATATGGAACATTCGTTGGTAACTGTGAAAAGGATAGGCAAACACTaag actCAGTAACAGAACTTATTCTTTGTGGGGGCACATGGCAAATCATATGAATGAATATATCAATCCGTTGTACTGCTGTAACGGCTATAAAGAAGAGAGCAACAATGTTTTGTGGCCTAAGTTGGCGCCACAAAGTATTTT GTTCTGGAAGGGTTTATACTGTAGATTCGAAAATGGCATACACTGTAGAGAGACGTATGAAGATTTACTTCTAACTATTCATGACCACACTATTGCTTTGGAGGATCATGTAAAACTTTTGTATAAG AGAGTCAATTTAATAGGCAAACTATTAACATCAAATGATGCTCAAAAAAAGGAACGGCAAACACATTACGAACATCTGGATAATAAATTCAGCAAAGAATCTCTGTCGGAGAAGATAATAGGAAATTCTGCTAACGTTCAAGAATTAAGTAATAGAACAGATATAAGCATAAGCCAATTAGAGAAAGAATTGAAATCCGTTGCTCTGGATTGGAAATCTTCTCGTAACATTGAAGAATGCGTTTGCTCTACTACGTTTGACACTTTCAACAAAAAG taCCATTGCTGGTCTTGTGGCAACATATTTTGCACAAGGTGCATGGGAAGACACGGGACATTAGCTGGTCAATTATCACAGCGTGCAGTACCAGTTTGCAAGTCATGTTCCCAGAATCCATCAAGTTCATCACCATGTAATTCTTAG
- the LOC107222635 gene encoding myotubularin-related protein 6 isoform X2 has translation MNTMELIKIPKVENVRMLDKYSNNHSLGTLYPTATHLIFVDPNGKKQIWVLYMHITSVDKQPLSTTGSPLQIKCKNFLTVTFVIPKERECHDIYLTLLKLSSPARLEDLYCFSYQASKDELPQHAGWNFFDIQSEFQRLGVPNDEWSLSYLNTNYELCDTYPKYLYVPSTSTNNVLSGSAKFRSKGRLPVLTYLHSNKAAICRCSQPLSGFNARCPEDEQMLYNILCTNPNSKYMYVVDTRPRINAMANRAAGKGYENESFYENIKFHFFGIENIHVMRASLNKLTELHKMTTVSSFLNGLESSGWLKHIRSMLETGWFIARAISNGVSVVVHCSDGWDRTAQVCSLAALMLDPFHRTIQGFQALIEKDWLSFGHKFSNRCGHISSDGKEIAPIFTQFIDATYQLLNQHPYAFQFNEYFLLTLHDHIHSCQYGTFVGNCEKDRQTLRLSNRTYSLWGHMANHMNEYINPLYCCNGYKEESNNVLWPKLAPQSILFWKGLYCRFENGIHCRETYEDLLLTIHDHTIALEDHVKLLYKRVNLIGKLLTSNDAQKKERQTHYEHLDNKFSKESLSEKIIGNSANVQELSNRTDISISQLEKELKSVALDWKSSRNIEECVCSTTFDTFNKKYHCWSCGNIFCTRCMGRHGTLAGQLSQRAVPVCKSCSQNPSSSSPCNS, from the exons ATGAATACGATGGAGTTAATCAAAATTCCGAAG GTGGAAAATGTGCGGATGCTTGACAAGTACAGCAACAATCATTCCTTGGGAACGCTTTACCCAACTGCAACGCATTTAATATTTGTCGACCCAAAtgggaaaaaacaaatatgg GTtttatatatgcatattaccAGTGTAGATAAGCAGCCGCTGTCAACCACAGGATCCCCTCTTCAAATAAAGTGCAAAAACTTTTTGACCGTTACTTTTGTAATACCGAAGGAACGCGAGTGTCATGATATATATCTTACACTATTAAAATTGTCATCACCAG CAAGATTAGAAGATCTGTATTGCTTCAGTTATCAAGCAAGTAAGGATGAATTGCCACAACATGCCGgctggaatttttttgatattcagAGTGAATTTCAAAGATTAGGTGTTCCAAATGACGAATGGTCTTTATCCTATCTCAACACAAACTATGAG ctgtGCGATACGTATCCAAAGTATCTTTACGTACCTAGTACATCAACGAATAATGTATTGTCTGGCAGTGCAAAGTTCAGAAGTAAAGGCCGCTTACCAGTTTTAACATATCTTCATTCTAATAAG GCTGCGATATGTAGATGCAGTCAGCCGTTATCTGGTTTCAATGCACGATGCCCTGAAGATGAGCAAATGTTGTACAACATACTTTGTACTAATCCCAATTCCAAATACATGTATGTGGTTGACACACGACCACGG ATTAACGCAATGGCAAATAGAGCCGCAGGCAAAGGCTATGAAAACGAAAGCTTTTacgaaaatatcaaatttcatttttttggtattgaaaatattcatgtaATGCGAGCaagcttgaataaattaacaGAGT TGCATAAAATGACAACAGTGAGCAGTTTTCTGAACGGATTAGAAAGTAGTGGCTGGTTAAAGCACATACGTTCCATGCTGGAGACTGGCTGGTTCATAGCACGTGCCATTTCAAACGGAGTTAGTGTTGTAGTTCACTGTAGTGATGGCTGGGATCGAACAGCGCAAGTCTGTTCTCTAGCGGCATTGATGCTGGATCCATTTCACAGAACAATACAAGGATTTCAG GCATTAATAGAGAAAGACTGGCTATCGTTTGGTCACAAGTTCAGCAATCGATGTGGTCACATTAGCAGTGATGGTAAAGAAATAGCACCAATATTCACTCAGTTTATTGACGCAACATACCAGCTTTTGAACCAGCATCCGTATGCCTTCCAATTTAACGAATATTTCCTGTTGACTCTTCACGATCACATTCATAGTTGTCAATATGGAACATTCGTTGGTAACTGTGAAAAGGATAGGCAAACACTaag actCAGTAACAGAACTTATTCTTTGTGGGGGCACATGGCAAATCATATGAATGAATATATCAATCCGTTGTACTGCTGTAACGGCTATAAAGAAGAGAGCAACAATGTTTTGTGGCCTAAGTTGGCGCCACAAAGTATTTT GTTCTGGAAGGGTTTATACTGTAGATTCGAAAATGGCATACACTGTAGAGAGACGTATGAAGATTTACTTCTAACTATTCATGACCACACTATTGCTTTGGAGGATCATGTAAAACTTTTGTATAAG AGAGTCAATTTAATAGGCAAACTATTAACATCAAATGATGCTCAAAAAAAGGAACGGCAAACACATTACGAACATCTGGATAATAAATTCAGCAAAGAATCTCTGTCGGAGAAGATAATAGGAAATTCTGCTAACGTTCAAGAATTAAGTAATAGAACAGATATAAGCATAAGCCAATTAGAGAAAGAATTGAAATCCGTTGCTCTGGATTGGAAATCTTCTCGTAACATTGAAGAATGCGTTTGCTCTACTACGTTTGACACTTTCAACAAAAAG taCCATTGCTGGTCTTGTGGCAACATATTTTGCACAAGGTGCATGGGAAGACACGGGACATTAGCTGGTCAATTATCACAGCGTGCAGTACCAGTTTGCAAGTCATGTTCCCAGAATCCATCAAGTTCATCACCATGTAATTCTTAG
- the LOC107222635 gene encoding myotubularin-related protein 6 isoform X1, whose translation MNTMELIKIPKVENVRMLDKYSNNHSLGTLYPTATHLIFVDPNGKKQIWVLYMHITSVDKQPLSTTGSPLQIKCKNFLTVTFVIPKERECHDIYLTLLKLSSPARLEDLYCFSYQASKDELPQHAGWNFFDIQSEFQRLGVPNDEWSLSYLNTNYEFTIFIFQLCDTYPKYLYVPSTSTNNVLSGSAKFRSKGRLPVLTYLHSNKAAICRCSQPLSGFNARCPEDEQMLYNILCTNPNSKYMYVVDTRPRINAMANRAAGKGYENESFYENIKFHFFGIENIHVMRASLNKLTELHKMTTVSSFLNGLESSGWLKHIRSMLETGWFIARAISNGVSVVVHCSDGWDRTAQVCSLAALMLDPFHRTIQGFQALIEKDWLSFGHKFSNRCGHISSDGKEIAPIFTQFIDATYQLLNQHPYAFQFNEYFLLTLHDHIHSCQYGTFVGNCEKDRQTLRLSNRTYSLWGHMANHMNEYINPLYCCNGYKEESNNVLWPKLAPQSILFWKGLYCRFENGIHCRETYEDLLLTIHDHTIALEDHVKLLYKRVNLIGKLLTSNDAQKKERQTHYEHLDNKFSKESLSEKIIGNSANVQELSNRTDISISQLEKELKSVALDWKSSRNIEECVCSTTFDTFNKKYHCWSCGNIFCTRCMGRHGTLAGQLSQRAVPVCKSCSQNPSSSSPCNS comes from the exons ATGAATACGATGGAGTTAATCAAAATTCCGAAG GTGGAAAATGTGCGGATGCTTGACAAGTACAGCAACAATCATTCCTTGGGAACGCTTTACCCAACTGCAACGCATTTAATATTTGTCGACCCAAAtgggaaaaaacaaatatgg GTtttatatatgcatattaccAGTGTAGATAAGCAGCCGCTGTCAACCACAGGATCCCCTCTTCAAATAAAGTGCAAAAACTTTTTGACCGTTACTTTTGTAATACCGAAGGAACGCGAGTGTCATGATATATATCTTACACTATTAAAATTGTCATCACCAG CAAGATTAGAAGATCTGTATTGCTTCAGTTATCAAGCAAGTAAGGATGAATTGCCACAACATGCCGgctggaatttttttgatattcagAGTGAATTTCAAAGATTAGGTGTTCCAAATGACGAATGGTCTTTATCCTATCTCAACACAAACTATGAG tttacaatttttatttttcagctgtGCGATACGTATCCAAAGTATCTTTACGTACCTAGTACATCAACGAATAATGTATTGTCTGGCAGTGCAAAGTTCAGAAGTAAAGGCCGCTTACCAGTTTTAACATATCTTCATTCTAATAAG GCTGCGATATGTAGATGCAGTCAGCCGTTATCTGGTTTCAATGCACGATGCCCTGAAGATGAGCAAATGTTGTACAACATACTTTGTACTAATCCCAATTCCAAATACATGTATGTGGTTGACACACGACCACGG ATTAACGCAATGGCAAATAGAGCCGCAGGCAAAGGCTATGAAAACGAAAGCTTTTacgaaaatatcaaatttcatttttttggtattgaaaatattcatgtaATGCGAGCaagcttgaataaattaacaGAGT TGCATAAAATGACAACAGTGAGCAGTTTTCTGAACGGATTAGAAAGTAGTGGCTGGTTAAAGCACATACGTTCCATGCTGGAGACTGGCTGGTTCATAGCACGTGCCATTTCAAACGGAGTTAGTGTTGTAGTTCACTGTAGTGATGGCTGGGATCGAACAGCGCAAGTCTGTTCTCTAGCGGCATTGATGCTGGATCCATTTCACAGAACAATACAAGGATTTCAG GCATTAATAGAGAAAGACTGGCTATCGTTTGGTCACAAGTTCAGCAATCGATGTGGTCACATTAGCAGTGATGGTAAAGAAATAGCACCAATATTCACTCAGTTTATTGACGCAACATACCAGCTTTTGAACCAGCATCCGTATGCCTTCCAATTTAACGAATATTTCCTGTTGACTCTTCACGATCACATTCATAGTTGTCAATATGGAACATTCGTTGGTAACTGTGAAAAGGATAGGCAAACACTaag actCAGTAACAGAACTTATTCTTTGTGGGGGCACATGGCAAATCATATGAATGAATATATCAATCCGTTGTACTGCTGTAACGGCTATAAAGAAGAGAGCAACAATGTTTTGTGGCCTAAGTTGGCGCCACAAAGTATTTT GTTCTGGAAGGGTTTATACTGTAGATTCGAAAATGGCATACACTGTAGAGAGACGTATGAAGATTTACTTCTAACTATTCATGACCACACTATTGCTTTGGAGGATCATGTAAAACTTTTGTATAAG AGAGTCAATTTAATAGGCAAACTATTAACATCAAATGATGCTCAAAAAAAGGAACGGCAAACACATTACGAACATCTGGATAATAAATTCAGCAAAGAATCTCTGTCGGAGAAGATAATAGGAAATTCTGCTAACGTTCAAGAATTAAGTAATAGAACAGATATAAGCATAAGCCAATTAGAGAAAGAATTGAAATCCGTTGCTCTGGATTGGAAATCTTCTCGTAACATTGAAGAATGCGTTTGCTCTACTACGTTTGACACTTTCAACAAAAAG taCCATTGCTGGTCTTGTGGCAACATATTTTGCACAAGGTGCATGGGAAGACACGGGACATTAGCTGGTCAATTATCACAGCGTGCAGTACCAGTTTGCAAGTCATGTTCCCAGAATCCATCAAGTTCATCACCATGTAATTCTTAG